The Aureispira anguillae genome contains a region encoding:
- a CDS encoding ferredoxin, producing MVTITLQRAKCIGCNYCCEMAADRWAMSKKDGKTVLIGAKEKRGFYTVRVGDHEYEDNKRAEKACPVNIIKVKSV from the coding sequence ATGGTAACAATAACACTACAACGCGCCAAATGCATTGGTTGTAATTACTGTTGTGAAATGGCCGCAGATCGTTGGGCAATGTCTAAAAAAGATGGAAAAACAGTACTGATTGGTGCAAAGGAAAAACGAGGGTTTTATACCGTTCGAGTAGGAGATCATGAATACGAAGACAATAAAAGGGCTGAAAAAGCTTGTCCTGTCAATATTATAAAAGTAAAATCAGTTTGA
- a CDS encoding DUF4377 domain-containing protein, whose amino-acid sequence MKIIKILTLTVICFMLFSCREDEMGKITKWRINHYTEDCVGAFPQKCLLVQEGASIGTGDWQYFYSFIKGFEYEEGYVYDLLVKQTDIIDPPMDASSIDYELVELLSKEKH is encoded by the coding sequence ATGAAAATAATTAAAATTTTAACGTTGACTGTAATTTGTTTCATGCTGTTTTCTTGCAGAGAGGATGAAATGGGAAAAATAACGAAATGGAGAATTAATCATTACACAGAAGATTGTGTAGGAGCATTCCCACAGAAATGCTTATTGGTGCAGGAAGGTGCATCGATAGGGACAGGCGATTGGCAGTATTTTTATTCTTTTATAAAAGGGTTTGAATACGAAGAAGGGTATGTCTACGATTTATTGGTTAAACAAACTGATATTATTGATCCTCCCATGGATGCTTCAAGCATAGATTATGAATTGGTTGAGCTATTGTCGAAAGAAAAACATTAA
- a CDS encoding peroxiredoxin family protein has product MKSIVLLFSCLLLLLSTQSNGQEKLTKNIKVPNITTTDAVGQKIKLQTLLKDNKKVLICFFRPVWCPICNQRTHELIERYDELKKKGIEVLAIYPSKQETMAQYVKDAKIPFPVISDPDELLYKQYAVERSMKKVLAAIERDDIKKVIIEGTTLYAGKTYPKNNEKYDAIINADFLVGAKRNLEVAYYGDYIGDHYSLDEL; this is encoded by the coding sequence ATGAAAAGTATTGTATTATTATTCTCTTGTTTACTTCTTTTATTGTCAACCCAATCTAATGGGCAGGAAAAGTTAACAAAGAATATCAAAGTCCCCAATATTACAACAACAGATGCCGTTGGACAAAAAATAAAACTTCAGACCCTACTCAAAGACAACAAAAAAGTATTAATTTGTTTTTTTAGACCTGTTTGGTGCCCGATTTGTAACCAACGCACTCATGAACTAATTGAGCGTTACGATGAACTCAAGAAAAAGGGAATTGAAGTACTTGCAATTTACCCTAGCAAACAAGAAACAATGGCACAATACGTTAAAGATGCCAAAATTCCTTTTCCTGTGATTTCAGATCCTGATGAGTTACTGTATAAACAATATGCTGTAGAGCGTTCTATGAAAAAGGTATTGGCTGCCATTGAGCGAGATGACATCAAAAAGGTAATTATAGAGGGGACAACCTTGTATGCTGGCAAAACCTATCCTAAAAACAATGAAAAATACGATGCCATCATCAATGCAGATTTTCTTGTTGGTGCCAAAAGAAACTTAGAAGTGGCTTATTATGGCGATTATATTGGTGATCATTACAGTTTAGATGAGTTATAA
- a CDS encoding peptidase U32 family protein → MIELMAPAGNFAAMQAAVDAGANSVYFGVEQLSMRARSTMNFTLDDLDEVVERCQPKNVKTYITLNTIIYDHDLGLAKKIVDKAVKAGITAVIASDQAVIQYAKSKGMPVHISTQLNVTNIETVKFYSLFADVMVLSRELSVRQVQKIVEAVKRDDVRGPSGDLVRIEIFGHGALCMAVSGKCYLSLHTQNSSANRGACIQNCRRKYRVIDIEGGHELEIDNEYIMSPKDLCTLDFLDQVIATGVGVLKIEGRGRAPEYVKTVIECYREAIDAYYEGTYNQEKIDAWMARLAKVYNRGFWSGYYLGQEMGEWTKKHGSSAQQKKVFLGKGIHYYPKAKVAHFQIDSYSLSVGDKVVIIGPTTGVVETEITELMVDSKQVTEATRGMDCTFPLEQLIRKSDKLYKLVEVEVEA, encoded by the coding sequence ATGATAGAGTTGATGGCTCCCGCTGGTAATTTTGCAGCTATGCAAGCAGCGGTAGATGCAGGTGCAAATTCTGTATATTTTGGGGTAGAACAATTGAGTATGAGAGCTCGTTCTACTATGAATTTTACATTGGATGATCTAGATGAAGTGGTAGAGCGTTGCCAACCTAAAAATGTTAAGACATATATTACCTTAAATACAATTATATATGATCATGATTTAGGCTTGGCAAAAAAGATTGTAGATAAGGCGGTAAAGGCTGGAATCACTGCTGTGATTGCATCGGATCAGGCCGTTATACAATATGCAAAATCTAAAGGAATGCCTGTGCACATTTCTACTCAATTGAATGTGACCAATATTGAAACGGTAAAATTTTATAGCCTTTTTGCTGATGTAATGGTGCTTTCTAGAGAGCTTTCGGTTAGACAAGTTCAAAAAATTGTAGAGGCGGTTAAGCGAGACGATGTACGTGGTCCTAGTGGCGATTTAGTACGCATTGAAATTTTTGGTCATGGTGCTTTGTGTATGGCTGTTTCTGGAAAATGTTATTTGAGCTTGCACACGCAAAATTCTTCTGCGAATAGAGGGGCTTGTATCCAAAATTGCCGTAGAAAATACCGAGTAATTGATATAGAAGGTGGGCATGAATTGGAAATAGACAATGAGTATATCATGTCTCCTAAAGATTTGTGTACGCTTGATTTCTTAGATCAAGTTATTGCTACAGGTGTGGGCGTACTTAAGATTGAAGGACGTGGACGTGCTCCTGAATACGTTAAAACCGTTATAGAGTGCTATCGTGAAGCGATTGATGCTTATTATGAAGGAACGTATAATCAAGAAAAAATAGACGCTTGGATGGCTCGTTTGGCTAAGGTGTATAATCGTGGTTTTTGGAGCGGTTATTATTTGGGGCAAGAGATGGGAGAGTGGACTAAAAAACATGGTTCTTCTGCTCAACAAAAGAAAGTATTTTTAGGCAAAGGAATTCATTATTATCCAAAGGCAAAGGTGGCGCATTTCCAAATTGATTCTTATAGCTTGAGTGTGGGGGATAAAGTAGTTATTATTGGACCAACTACAGGAGTTGTTGAAACCGAAATTACGGAATTAATGGTTGATAGCAAGCAAGTAACAGAAGCTACTCGTGGCATGGATTGTACGTTTCCTTTGGAACAATTAATTCGAAAATCAGATAAGTTGTATAAACTTGTTGAGGTAGAAGTTGAAGCATAA
- a CDS encoding branched-chain amino acid aminotransferase: MKYPVKVQLAEKSRREGLDIDNLPFGKTFSDHMFVADYKDGAWQNCQLIPYGDISFAPSMMALHYGQSVFEGMKANISTQTGEPVLFRAKKHAQRFNRSSERLRMPAVPEELFLEAVNSLTLIDKEWIPKTAGSALYIRPFIFASDESLGVRASTSYKFIVFTGPVGPYYPKPVRILVAQKYVRAFPGGMGFAKAAGNYAATLKPAEIAKEEGFDQILWLDGLEFKYLQECGTMNIFAVIGDTVLTPPTTDSILDGVTRDSIIHLLKEKGINIEVRPIEIQELIDAHKAGELKEMFGSGTAAVVSHVADISYQNVVYSLPAIEDRKIGPMIKKALTDIKENTVEETNGWVTPAVSTILEKV, encoded by the coding sequence ATGAAATACCCAGTAAAAGTGCAGTTGGCGGAAAAATCTAGACGAGAAGGATTAGATATTGATAATTTGCCATTTGGCAAAACATTTTCTGACCACATGTTTGTTGCAGATTATAAAGATGGAGCGTGGCAAAATTGCCAATTGATTCCCTATGGAGATATTTCTTTTGCACCGTCCATGATGGCCTTGCATTACGGACAATCTGTATTTGAAGGTATGAAGGCTAATATTAGTACCCAAACGGGAGAACCTGTTTTGTTTCGTGCCAAAAAACATGCTCAACGTTTTAACCGATCTAGCGAGCGTTTGAGAATGCCTGCGGTTCCAGAAGAATTATTCTTGGAAGCAGTCAATTCATTGACACTTATTGACAAAGAATGGATTCCTAAAACAGCAGGTAGCGCATTATATATTCGTCCTTTTATTTTTGCTTCTGACGAATCATTAGGAGTACGTGCTTCTACTTCTTATAAATTTATTGTTTTCACAGGTCCTGTAGGTCCTTACTATCCAAAACCTGTTCGTATTTTGGTAGCTCAAAAATACGTTCGTGCATTTCCTGGAGGAATGGGCTTTGCAAAAGCTGCTGGTAATTATGCAGCAACGTTAAAACCTGCTGAGATTGCAAAAGAAGAAGGGTTTGATCAAATTTTGTGGTTGGATGGTCTAGAATTTAAATATTTACAAGAGTGCGGAACCATGAACATTTTTGCAGTGATTGGCGACACCGTTCTTACCCCTCCTACTACGGATTCTATTCTAGATGGTGTTACTCGTGATAGTATCATCCATTTACTAAAAGAAAAGGGTATCAATATCGAAGTCCGCCCGATTGAAATTCAAGAGCTAATTGATGCGCACAAAGCGGGGGAACTAAAAGAAATGTTTGGAAGTGGAACGGCTGCTGTTGTTTCTCATGTTGCTGATATTTCTTATCAAAATGTGGTGTACAGCTTGCCAGCAATTGAAGATCGCAAGATTGGTCCAATGATCAAAAAAGCCTTGACTGACATCAAAGAAAATACAGTTGAAGAGACGAACGGTTGGGTTACTCCTGCTGTTTCTACTATTTTAGAAAAAGTATAA